From the genome of bacterium (Candidatus Blackallbacteria) CG13_big_fil_rev_8_21_14_2_50_49_14:
AAAACCACCACCGCAAAACTGATCACCCACGCCTTGAAATACGCAGGCAAAAAAGTCGGGCTGGCCTGCACCACAGGCATTGCCATTGATGGCAACTTTGTCTTGAGTGGCGATTACAGTGGCCCCGAAGGAGCGGGTATTGTTGTTAGAGAGCCCAGTGTTGACCATATTGTCTTAGAGGTGGCCCGTGGCGGCATCATCCGGCGCGGGCTGGGGGTCGATGAAGTGGATGTGGGCGTGCTCTTAAATATTGGCAGCGATCATATGGGCACAGATTGGATAGAAACGCAAACAGATCTCGCTTTGGTCAAATCCACGGTGATTGAAGTGGTCAAAAAAGAGGGCACAGCGGTTTTAAACGCAGACGACCCCATCACCATGAGCGTTGCCGAGCGCGCACGGGGCAAGATTATTTTGTTTTCGCTCAATGTCCATAATCCGCTGCTGGCTGAGCATATCTCCAAGGGGGGCACGGTGGTTACCGTTGAGCAGCGCAATGTCTTGATCCGCAAACAGGGTTTGGATATTCCTGTTTGCAGTCTCGAAGAAATCCCGATTAGCTTTGGCGGCATTGTTGATTTTAATATTTCAAATGCCCTGGCGGCGATTGCCGCGCTACAGGGCTTAAACCTGCCATTGGAGCAGATTCGCAACGGCATCATGACCTTTTATCCTTCTGCCAATCAGAATCCAGGCCGCATGAACCTCTTTGATTTTCAGACCTACAAAGTGCTAGTAGATTACTGCCACAATGCCGACTCGGCAACGGCTTTGCAGGGCTTATTACCCAGGCTGGCCCAGGGCCAAAAGATAGGGCTTTGCCATGGCACTGGCAGCCGCACAGATCAGCAAATTATTGCCTATGGCAAGGCCCTGGCACCGCTCTATGACCGCGTCATTTTGACTGACTTTGATCCGCGCCAAAGGCCTGAAGGTCAGACACCTGAGTTGGTGCGTGAGGGCCTGCTCTTGGGCGGGCTTGCCGAGACGCAAATTGAGATCGTGCCTGTGGCAGAGGCTTTAAATCAGCTCTTTGCCCAGGCCCAAAAGGGCGATCTTTTGGTGATCAACCCCAACAAACTGGAGCCAATCATGAGCCAAATTATGGAGCGCTACCGCCAAGTGATTGCAGGAATTTAAACAGACAGCCAGGGACGCCCTGTGTCAGGATAAATTTGCTGTCCTGATGGAAACCGCCAGTCTCACCGCTCAGGAATTAAGCGAATATTGCCGCAACAAAGGCCTTTATCCAGAAGAACGTTGGAAACAGACTTTTATTCAGGGTTTCAGCCCCTCCACGTCTGAACCCAGGCCGTTGGTCAGGAAAGACCCGCAATTGGACACCTATTGGAGCCCTTGCTTTAAATCCGGTAAATCTGCCTGATTCTGAACGGTCGGCTGCATGACTCACCTGACAACGACCTTGACAAATACCGGCAGTATTCAAGCTCTATTTTTGATTTAAAAGACTATAATTTTGTTTTCTGGCAGATAGTTTTTTTAAAAGTAAAGTGACCAGTAAAATACTTATAATCGGAAGACATATCATTCCAAAAAAAAGTTTTAAAATTGATATTTTAGAAACCAACAGCAACAGAACATTCGATATTTTTGGCAAATAGAATATTGAAGCCACAATACATATATTTTCAAGATAATCAAAGCCCATACCAACGAAGGGTAAAAGACTCAAATAGTACATTTTGCTATCTTCAGAGACGATTCTTTTGAGGAGCGCCAATAAGGCCAAACTCAAAAACAGTGCACCTATTAAGGGAAAGAGCAGATCTACAGAAGTAAAATGTGTGATGTAATATTGTAGTCCCTCCTTTTTAGACAATAACAAAAAATTCTTCAAATATTCATAATTGTATCCAAAAACAACGTCTGGAGCATCATATCCACCCGTCAGAGCTTTAAGCTGTGGCGATACAATCTTATCAAATACTGTTTTGAGAGCGGCAAATAAAACAAAAGATATTGAAATAAACTTCCATGTAGAAAATTTATTTAATTTATCAATAATTTTTCTCATTTATAATCTCTTTATAGATTCAATATTACATAATAGTTCAAGTTTGGCTTTTGCATCATCTTTTAACAAACCACCGTGATAACAGATGATATTTTCGAAATCAAGTTCTAGCAGTTTTTCAAGTGATTGAGTTGCCAGATCCATATCATTTGTGAAATTGGGATCTGGACCTTCCAAGACTCCATTCACAAGATTAAGAGCATCTCCAACAACAACTGTCTTATATTTTTTTAAGTAATAACAAAGATGTCCCGGTGTATGTCCTGGCGTGTGAATGACATCAATTCCACCGCATATATCCAAATAATCTCCATCTTTTACGGAATTATTTACTTTAGACTTCAGTTCTTCAAGCATGTCCACAATCGTACCGTTTATTTTGCCTTGAAGTTTCTTTTCTATCTGAGTTATTCTTTCTGGCGTCATTTTGATTGGCATTTTTGTAAATTCAATATATGGCTTTTCATCACAATGAGATACGGTCATTAAATGTTCCGATGCCATTTTTTGTAATGAACTTAAGCTGCCAA
Proteins encoded in this window:
- a CDS encoding MBL fold metallo-hydrolase gives rise to the protein MMNMSEGLKILDIPKSFIGGDGVINPVLLWDSESVVLIDTGFPGQADLFIDAIEETGSSLNELSHILITHQDLDHIGSLSSLQKMASEHLMTVSHCDEKPYIEFTKMPIKMTPERITQIEKKLQGKINGTIVDMLEELKSKVNNSVKDGDYLDICGGIDVIHTPGHTPGHLCYYLKKYKTVVVGDALNLVNGVLEGPDPNFTNDMDLATQSLEKLLELDFENIICYHGGLLKDDAKAKLELLCNIESIKRL